The following proteins come from a genomic window of Proteiniphilum propionicum:
- the rfbA gene encoding glucose-1-phosphate thymidylyltransferase RfbA, which translates to MKGIVLAGGSGTRLYPITKGISKQLLPIFDKPMVYYPISALMLAGIRDILIISTPADLPGFQRLLGDGSDYGVSFSYAVQPSPDGLAQAFIIGEEFIGNDAVCLVLGDNIFYGNGFPALLREALESAEENMLATVFGYYVNNPERYGVAEFDDAGRVISIEEKPVNPRSNWAVTGLYFYPNSVVEIAKQIRPSARGELEITSINQAFLKEKQLQVKLFGRGFAWLDTGTHDSLSEASTFIEVLEKRQGLKISCLEEIAWRNGWISDDDLKRIGESMKNNPYGQYLLKLMD; encoded by the coding sequence ATGAAGGGAATTGTTTTAGCCGGAGGCTCAGGAACGCGGCTGTATCCTATCACTAAAGGTATATCAAAGCAGCTACTCCCCATTTTTGATAAACCAATGGTATATTATCCAATTTCCGCTTTAATGCTTGCAGGGATAAGAGATATTCTTATTATCTCCACACCAGCAGATCTGCCTGGTTTTCAGCGTTTACTTGGTGATGGGTCCGACTATGGCGTGAGTTTCAGTTATGCAGTACAACCTTCTCCCGACGGTTTGGCGCAAGCGTTCATTATTGGTGAAGAGTTTATTGGTAACGATGCTGTCTGCCTTGTCCTGGGCGACAATATTTTCTATGGAAACGGGTTTCCTGCACTATTAAGGGAAGCTCTGGAAAGTGCGGAAGAAAATATGCTGGCTACAGTGTTCGGATATTACGTGAATAATCCAGAGAGGTATGGTGTTGCTGAATTCGATGACGCCGGACGGGTGATCAGTATAGAAGAGAAGCCTGTAAACCCGAGATCGAACTGGGCTGTAACAGGACTCTATTTCTACCCTAACAGTGTTGTGGAGATCGCGAAGCAAATAAGGCCCTCTGCACGTGGTGAGTTAGAGATTACTTCAATTAACCAGGCTTTTTTAAAAGAGAAACAGCTCCAGGTAAAACTGTTTGGCAGGGGGTTTGCATGGCTCGATACCGGTACGCACGACTCACTTTCGGAAGCATCTACCTTTATAGAAGTGCTGGAGAAACGGCAGGGACTCAAAATCTCCTGTCTTGAAGAGATAGCATGGCGTAACGGCTGGATCTCTGATGATGATCTGAAGAGGATCGGAGAGTCGATGAAGAATAATCCTTACGGACAATATCTTCTTAAGCTGATGGACTGA